A part of Streptomyces sp. NBC_01210 genomic DNA contains:
- a CDS encoding M28 family metallopeptidase: protein MATMAAAALATPLLLASASPSAARQNPGEQAAKDASKLARKLVEKSSAKDAFQHLKKFQQIADTTDGNRAAGTLGHDASAAYVYQQLKKYGYDVSYQQFDFIYTETQAEKLSVLTPAPRAVEIKAMTYTKSTPVGGVRADLAAVAVDATTGCEPADYASGTFTGKIALIKRGGCTFGEKQAAAAGAGAVGAVIYNNADGALSGTLGDPATGKIPTGGITRAEGEQLAADVAKGPVNISFEIRQLQQKRSTNNVIAETRGGNAANTVMLGAHLDSVTAGPGINDNGSGSAGLLEVAQELAKSKARPTNKVRFAWWSAEENGLLGSEAYVAQLSSLGKKEIKLYLNFDMIASPNYGLFVYDGDDSDGVGAGPGPAGSAQLERDINEFLDKRGRPHEGTDFTGRSDYGPFIEAGIPSGGTFTGAEGIKTAAQAKKYGGTAGVAYDSCYHAKCDNISNIDMKAFAVNIGVIANAVGTYAHDLSSLRKPVVTVPTGGEAGSGGGLHDGHDHDVTE, encoded by the coding sequence GTGGCCACCATGGCCGCAGCCGCACTCGCGACCCCGCTCCTGCTGGCATCCGCATCTCCCTCCGCAGCCCGCCAGAACCCCGGCGAGCAGGCGGCAAAGGACGCGTCGAAGCTCGCAAGGAAACTGGTCGAGAAGTCGTCCGCCAAGGACGCGTTCCAGCACCTGAAGAAGTTCCAGCAGATAGCCGACACGACCGACGGCAACCGCGCCGCAGGCACGCTCGGGCACGACGCCTCCGCCGCGTACGTCTACCAGCAGCTGAAGAAGTACGGCTACGACGTCTCGTACCAGCAGTTCGACTTCATCTACACCGAGACGCAGGCCGAGAAGCTCTCCGTGCTCACGCCCGCGCCGCGCGCCGTCGAGATCAAGGCGATGACGTACACCAAGTCCACTCCGGTGGGTGGCGTCAGGGCCGATCTGGCCGCCGTGGCGGTGGACGCGACCACCGGCTGCGAGCCGGCCGACTACGCCTCCGGGACCTTCACCGGAAAGATCGCGCTGATCAAGCGCGGCGGCTGCACCTTCGGCGAGAAGCAGGCTGCCGCGGCGGGTGCCGGCGCGGTCGGCGCGGTCATCTACAACAACGCCGACGGCGCGCTGTCGGGCACCCTCGGCGACCCGGCCACCGGCAAGATCCCGACCGGCGGAATCACCCGGGCCGAGGGCGAGCAGCTCGCCGCCGACGTCGCCAAGGGCCCGGTGAACATCTCCTTCGAGATCCGCCAGCTCCAGCAGAAGCGCTCCACCAACAACGTCATCGCGGAGACCCGCGGCGGCAACGCCGCGAACACCGTGATGCTCGGCGCGCACCTCGACTCGGTCACCGCGGGCCCCGGCATCAACGACAACGGCTCCGGCTCGGCCGGACTCCTCGAAGTCGCCCAGGAACTCGCCAAGTCCAAGGCGAGGCCGACCAACAAGGTCCGCTTCGCCTGGTGGTCGGCGGAGGAGAACGGCCTGCTCGGCTCGGAGGCGTACGTCGCCCAGCTGAGCTCGCTGGGCAAGAAGGAGATCAAGCTCTACCTGAACTTCGACATGATCGCCTCGCCGAACTACGGGCTCTTCGTCTACGACGGCGACGACTCCGACGGCGTGGGCGCGGGCCCCGGCCCGGCCGGCTCGGCGCAACTCGAGCGTGACATCAACGAGTTCCTCGACAAGCGGGGCAGGCCGCACGAGGGCACGGACTTCACGGGCCGCTCGGACTACGGCCCGTTCATCGAGGCCGGCATCCCGTCCGGCGGTACGTTCACGGGCGCCGAGGGCATCAAGACGGCGGCCCAGGCGAAGAAGTACGGCGGCACGGCCGGGGTGGCGTACGACTCCTGCTACCACGCCAAGTGCGACAACATCAGCAACATCGACATGAAGGCGTTCGCCGTCAACATCGGCGTCATCGCCAACGCGGTGGGCACATACGCCCACGACCTGAGCTCGCTGCGCAAGCCGGTCGTCACGGTCCCGACGGGCGGCGAAGCGGGCAGCGGTGGCGGCCTGCACGACGGACACGACCACGATGTGACCGAGTAG
- a CDS encoding type II toxin-antitoxin system VapB family antitoxin, giving the protein MIFKRIGNGRPYPDHGRESTRQWADVAPRPVRLDQLVTTKGQLDLETLLAEDSTFYGDLFAHVVKWQGDLYLEDGLHRAVRAALQQRQVLHARVLELG; this is encoded by the coding sequence GTGATCTTCAAGCGCATCGGTAACGGGCGGCCGTATCCCGACCATGGCCGGGAAAGCACCCGGCAGTGGGCGGATGTCGCGCCGCGCCCGGTCCGCCTCGATCAGCTCGTGACCACCAAGGGCCAGCTGGACCTGGAAACGCTGCTCGCCGAGGACTCCACGTTCTACGGCGACCTCTTCGCGCATGTCGTGAAGTGGCAGGGCGACCTCTATCTGGAGGACGGCCTGCACCGCGCCGTGCGCGCCGCGCTGCAGCAGCGCCAGGTACTGCACGCCCGCGTGCTCGAGCTGGGCTGA
- a CDS encoding LytR C-terminal domain-containing protein, which produces MGGKYRITGDKYPRMRRPSNRRRIVSAAIAAAVALGLAGWGTLQLIDVFAGDGKKTSAGGRTTDCKPAPRSSAAPPAPKPGQVTVNVYNATPRGGLAKAAADELKKRGFAIGKVGNASPAYDKKVPGTAILLGAPNAYEGAFRVLGTQLRGSQLKTDTRETADVDLILGTAFKALDTKKDADAALATLANPAPAPSRKC; this is translated from the coding sequence ATGGGCGGAAAGTACCGCATCACGGGCGACAAGTACCCGCGTATGCGACGCCCCAGCAACCGCCGCAGGATCGTGTCGGCGGCCATCGCCGCGGCGGTCGCCCTCGGCCTGGCCGGCTGGGGAACGCTGCAGCTCATCGACGTCTTCGCGGGCGACGGCAAGAAGACATCCGCGGGCGGCCGCACGACGGACTGCAAGCCCGCGCCGAGGTCGTCAGCCGCGCCCCCGGCGCCCAAGCCGGGCCAGGTCACGGTGAACGTCTACAACGCGACCCCGCGCGGCGGCCTCGCCAAGGCGGCGGCCGACGAGCTGAAGAAGCGCGGCTTCGCCATCGGCAAGGTGGGCAACGCCTCTCCGGCGTACGACAAGAAGGTCCCGGGCACCGCAATACTGCTGGGCGCCCCCAACGCGTACGAGGGCGCCTTCCGCGTGCTCGGCACCCAGCTCCGGGGCAGCCAGCTGAAGACCGACACCCGCGAGACGGCGGACGTCGACCTGATCCTCGGCACGGCGTTCAAGGCCCTGGACACGAAGAAGGACGCCGACGCGGCTCTGGCCACCCTGGCCAATCCCGCTCCGGCGCCCTCCAGGAAGTGCTGA
- the upp gene encoding uracil phosphoribosyltransferase — protein sequence MRIHVVDHPLVAHKLTTLRDKRTDSPTFRRLADELVTLLAYEATRDVRTEQVDIETPVTRTTGVKLSHPRPLVVPILRAGLGMLDGMVRLLPTAEVGFLGMIRNEETLEASTYATRMPEDLSGRQVYVLDPMLATGGTLVAAIRELIKRGADDVTAVVLLAAPEGVEVMERELAGTPVTVVTASVDERLNDHGYIVPGLGDAGDRMYGTAD from the coding sequence ATGCGGATCCATGTCGTCGACCACCCGCTGGTGGCGCACAAACTCACCACGCTGCGCGACAAGCGCACCGACTCCCCGACCTTCCGGCGCCTCGCCGACGAGCTGGTCACCCTGCTCGCGTACGAGGCCACCAGGGACGTGCGCACCGAGCAGGTCGACATCGAGACCCCGGTGACCAGGACGACGGGCGTGAAGCTCTCGCACCCGCGACCGCTGGTGGTGCCGATCCTGCGGGCCGGCCTGGGCATGCTCGACGGCATGGTGCGGCTGCTGCCGACCGCCGAAGTGGGCTTCCTCGGGATGATCCGCAATGAGGAGACCCTGGAGGCGTCGACGTACGCGACCCGGATGCCCGAGGACCTCTCGGGCCGCCAGGTGTACGTGCTCGACCCGATGCTGGCCACCGGCGGCACGCTGGTCGCGGCGATCCGGGAGCTGATCAAGCGCGGCGCGGACGATGTGACCGCGGTCGTGCTGCTCGCGGCGCCGGAGGGCGTCGAGGTGATGGAGCGCGAGCTGGCGGGCACGCCGGTCACCGTGGTCACCGCCTCGGTCGACGAGCGGCTCAACGACCACGGCTACATCGTGCCGGGCCTGGGCGACGCGGGCGACCGCATGTACGGGACCGCGGACTAG
- a CDS encoding tRNA adenosine deaminase-associated protein: MYFAALLARTQDGWQASDTELDDVETLSDLTDLARDASVDEDTVLVFIEQEDAWFGVVRVEGEEDPRIYVSDAAAAARSSYGEILTKELLGGDDDDPADDLDTLDLDGTEDGEPEEDDEEEADGESGPAGEFVPAGPVGDRDILMDLGLSEKELLALDTDALLEIADALGAAEVLETVR, encoded by the coding sequence GTGTACTTCGCCGCACTGCTCGCGCGCACTCAAGACGGGTGGCAAGCGAGCGACACAGAGCTCGACGATGTGGAGACCCTGTCGGATCTGACCGACCTGGCCCGTGATGCCTCGGTGGACGAGGACACGGTGCTGGTCTTCATCGAGCAGGAGGACGCTTGGTTCGGTGTCGTCCGCGTGGAGGGCGAGGAGGATCCTCGTATCTACGTCTCGGACGCGGCCGCGGCCGCACGCTCCTCGTACGGGGAGATCCTTACCAAGGAACTGCTCGGCGGGGACGATGACGACCCCGCCGACGATCTCGACACGCTGGACCTCGACGGCACCGAAGACGGAGAGCCGGAAGAGGACGACGAGGAGGAGGCGGACGGCGAGTCCGGCCCGGCCGGCGAGTTTGTGCCGGCGGGACCGGTCGGCGACCGCGACATCCTCATGGACCTGGGACTGTCGGAGAAGGAGCTGCTGGCGCTGGACACGGACGCGCTGCTGGAGATCGCGGACGCACTGGGCGCCGCCGAGGTACTGGAGACCGTCCGCTAG
- the tadA gene encoding tRNA adenosine(34) deaminase TadA, whose amino-acid sequence MRLALAAAERAALSGDVPVGAVVLSADGTVLATGHNEREATGDPTAHAEVLAIRRAAAHLGEWRLTGCTLVVTLEPCTMCAGAIVQSRVDRVVYGARDEKAGAAGSLWDVVRDRRLNHRPEVILGVLEAECAEQLTGFFRDR is encoded by the coding sequence ATGCGCCTTGCCCTGGCAGCGGCGGAACGCGCGGCACTGTCCGGCGATGTGCCGGTCGGCGCTGTCGTGCTGTCCGCGGACGGCACGGTCCTCGCCACCGGTCACAACGAGCGTGAGGCGACGGGCGACCCGACGGCGCACGCCGAGGTGCTGGCGATCCGCCGGGCCGCCGCGCATTTGGGAGAGTGGCGGCTGACCGGCTGCACGCTTGTCGTCACGCTGGAGCCGTGCACGATGTGCGCGGGCGCGATCGTGCAGTCCCGGGTGGACCGGGTGGTCTACGGCGCACGGGACGAGAAGGCGGGCGCGGCCGGTTCACTCTGGGACGTCGTACGGGACCGGAGGCTCAACCACCGGCCCGAAGTCATCCTCGGAGTGCTGGAGGCCGAATGCGCCGAACAGCTGACGGGCTTCTTCCGGGACCGGTGA
- a CDS encoding Dabb family protein, with amino-acid sequence MIRHLVLFKLNEGVDRDEPRVAAGVKAFRALEGVVPELEFWECAWNITDRPIAYDFAINSAVSDREALERYIGHPAHQAAAGQWREFATWVIADYEF; translated from the coding sequence TTGATCCGCCATCTTGTCCTCTTCAAGCTCAATGAGGGCGTCGATCGCGACGAGCCGCGGGTGGCCGCCGGCGTGAAGGCCTTCCGGGCGCTCGAAGGGGTCGTGCCCGAGCTGGAGTTCTGGGAGTGCGCCTGGAACATCACCGACCGGCCGATCGCCTATGACTTCGCCATCAACTCCGCGGTGTCCGACCGCGAGGCGCTGGAGCGGTACATCGGGCATCCGGCCCATCAGGCTGCCGCCGGACAGTGGCGCGAGTTCGCCACGTGGGTGATCGCCGACTACGAGTTCTGA
- a CDS encoding RNA polymerase sigma factor SigF, producing MSASTAPQVPPQNERPDDTPAPGKPQSRGADTRALTQVLFGQLKELKPGTTEHSRVRGALIEANLPLVRYAAARFRSRNEPMEDVVQVGTIGLINAIDRFDPDRGVQFPTFAMPTVVGEIKRYFRDNVRTVHVPRRLHELWVQVNGATEDLTTAHGRTPTTAEIAERLKIGEDEVLACIEAGRSYHATSLEAAQEGDGLPGLLDRLGYEDPALAGVEHRDLVRHLLVQLPEREQRILMLRYYNNLTQSQISQELGVSQMHVSRLLARSFARLRSANRIEA from the coding sequence GTGTCGGCCAGTACTGCGCCTCAGGTGCCGCCCCAGAACGAGCGGCCCGACGACACCCCGGCCCCCGGAAAACCCCAGAGCCGGGGCGCGGACACCCGGGCCCTGACCCAGGTGCTCTTCGGCCAGCTCAAAGAGCTGAAGCCGGGCACTACGGAACACTCCCGGGTACGTGGGGCGCTGATCGAGGCGAATCTGCCGCTTGTGCGCTACGCCGCGGCGCGGTTCCGCTCCCGCAACGAGCCGATGGAGGACGTCGTCCAGGTCGGCACGATCGGGCTCATCAACGCCATCGACCGCTTCGACCCGGACCGCGGTGTGCAGTTCCCGACGTTCGCGATGCCCACCGTGGTCGGCGAGATCAAGCGGTACTTCCGCGACAACGTACGGACCGTCCATGTGCCCCGGCGGCTGCACGAGCTGTGGGTACAGGTCAACGGCGCCACCGAGGATCTGACGACGGCTCATGGGCGCACCCCGACGACGGCCGAGATCGCCGAGCGGCTGAAGATCGGCGAGGACGAGGTGCTGGCCTGCATCGAGGCCGGGCGCTCGTACCATGCGACCTCCCTCGAGGCGGCCCAGGAGGGCGACGGGCTGCCGGGGCTGCTCGACCGGCTCGGTTACGAGGACCCGGCGCTGGCCGGCGTCGAACACCGCGACCTGGTTCGCCATCTGCTCGTACAACTGCCCGAGCGGGAACAGCGGATCCTCATGCTCCGCTACTACAACAATCTGACGCAGTCACAGATCAGCCAGGAGCTGGGCGTTTCGCAGATGCATGTGTCAAGGCTGCTTGCCCGAAGCTTTGCCCGACTCAGATCCGCAAACAGGATCGAGGCATAG
- a CDS encoding RNA polymerase sigma factor SigF: protein MSVEQGSSKVLTLTKSAPAPVVPDSSEAIDTRTLSRSLFLRLRALDSEGTGDTPERTYVRDTLIELNLPLVRYAAARFRSRNEPMEDIVQVGTIGLIKAIDRFDCERGVEFPTFAMPTVVGEIKRFFRDTSWSVRVPRRLQELRLALTKASDELAQKLDRSPTVPELAAVLGVSEEDVVDGLAVGNAYTASSLDSPSPEDDGGEGSLADRLGYEDTALEGVEYRESLKPLLAKLPPRERQIIMLRFFANMTQSQIGEEVGISQMHVSRLLTRTLAQLREGLIAD, encoded by the coding sequence ATGTCCGTAGAACAGGGCAGCTCGAAGGTGCTCACGCTCACGAAGAGCGCACCCGCACCTGTCGTGCCTGACAGCTCGGAAGCCATCGACACGCGCACTCTGTCCCGCTCCCTGTTCCTGCGGCTGCGCGCGCTGGACTCCGAGGGAACGGGCGACACCCCGGAGCGCACCTATGTGCGCGACACCCTCATCGAGCTCAATCTGCCCCTCGTGCGGTACGCCGCGGCGCGGTTCCGCTCCCGCAACGAGCCGATGGAGGACATCGTCCAGGTCGGCACGATCGGTCTGATCAAGGCGATCGACCGGTTCGACTGCGAACGGGGCGTGGAATTCCCGACGTTCGCGATGCCGACGGTCGTCGGCGAGATCAAGCGCTTCTTCCGCGACACCTCGTGGTCGGTGCGGGTGCCGCGCCGGCTCCAGGAGCTGCGGCTCGCGCTCACCAAGGCCAGCGACGAGCTGGCCCAGAAGCTCGACCGCTCCCCGACCGTTCCCGAACTCGCAGCAGTGCTCGGGGTGTCGGAGGAGGACGTGGTCGACGGTCTCGCCGTCGGCAACGCCTACACCGCCTCCTCCCTGGACTCGCCCTCGCCCGAGGACGACGGCGGCGAGGGCTCGCTCGCCGACCGGCTGGGGTACGAGGACACGGCGCTGGAGGGCGTCGAGTACCGCGAGTCCCTCAAGCCCCTGCTCGCCAAACTCCCGCCCCGCGAGCGGCAGATCATCATGCTGCGGTTCTTCGCCAATATGACCCAGTCGCAGATCGGCGAGGAGGTCGGCATCTCGCAGATGCATGTCTCGCGGCTGCTGACCCGTACGCTCGCGCAGCTGCGGGAGGGCCTGATCGCCGACTGA
- a CDS encoding MarR family winged helix-turn-helix transcriptional regulator yields MAAHSQYAELARQLSAIGAVKRGLTRILPAECPSGSAAVLTLLDRHGEMRMSRLAELLAVDMSVTSRHVAHAAERGWIERLPDPGDKRSRILRLTPAGQNMLGELAERTTDMFARNLKDWSDDDVGQLIEMLARLRDSFGDCRARHPDERQQQQQQQQQQQQHGSTTTRTPA; encoded by the coding sequence ATGGCCGCACACAGTCAGTACGCGGAACTGGCCCGCCAGCTCAGCGCCATCGGTGCCGTGAAACGCGGCCTCACGCGGATACTGCCCGCCGAGTGCCCGTCCGGCTCCGCCGCCGTCCTGACCCTGCTCGATCGGCACGGTGAGATGCGGATGAGCCGGCTCGCCGAGCTCCTCGCCGTCGACATGTCGGTGACCAGCCGCCATGTCGCCCACGCCGCCGAGCGCGGCTGGATCGAACGGCTCCCCGACCCGGGCGACAAACGCTCCCGCATCCTGCGGCTGACCCCCGCGGGCCAGAACATGCTCGGCGAACTCGCCGAACGGACCACGGACATGTTCGCCCGCAACCTCAAGGACTGGTCCGACGACGACGTCGGACAGCTCATCGAGATGCTCGCCCGCCTGCGCGACTCCTTCGGAGACTGCCGGGCGCGCCATCCCGACGAACGACAACAGCAACAGCAACAGCAACAGCAACAGCAACAGCACGGCAGCACGACGACCCGCACACCCGCGTGA
- a CDS encoding MFS transporter, with amino-acid sequence MATTTPTGVRGGHAKHGGGHASDGGAPMTHRQIMEALSGLLLGMFVAILSSTIVSNALPEIITDLDGGQSAYTWVVTASLLAMTATTPLWGKLSDLFSKKLLVQIALVIYVLGSVVAGLSQSAGMLIACRVVQGIGVGGLTALAQIVMAAMIAPRERGRYSGYLGATFAVATVGGPLIGGVITDTEWLGWRWCFYVGVPFAIIALIVLQKTLKLPVVKRQVKVDWSGAFLISAAVSLLLVWVTFAGDKYDWISWQTYAMVGGSVALGALFLLVEAKASEPIIPLRLFRNRTITLASLASLFVGVAMFAGTVFFSQYFQLARDKSPTMSGVMTIPMIGGLFISSTVSGQIITKTGRWKAWLVSGGVLATAGLGLLGTMRYDTEYWRIAAFMAVLGLGLGMMMQNLVLCTQNQVAPADLGSASSVVTFFRSLGGAIGVSALGAVMANRVTRYVKDGLTDLGPQGAALGQGGTGGGIPDLDKLPGPIRTVVETAYGHGVADVFLYSAPFALLAFLVTLFIKEVALKSHAAPETADTAKTVAATEAADVPVQAVETIPVPTAGGTAVCGVVRGNEGVPVPQAAVTLISPTGRQLGRAVAQPDGSYALDAPGAGSYVLIASADGFQPQASTVVVGDETLVHDILLSGTSGLTGTVRAAEGGAPIEGAMVIVTDVRGDVLATGKSAEQGEFAFGELVPGSVTVAVNAAGYRPLALPVDIGGQGVTRIEAALQAGALVQGAVRGGAGRRPLADARVTLVNAAGNVVATATTGDDGAYAFADLDAGEYTVIATGYPPVAGALTVAGRGVDGHDIELAHPGE; translated from the coding sequence ATGGCTACGACCACACCAACAGGTGTGCGGGGCGGCCACGCCAAGCACGGAGGCGGCCACGCCTCCGACGGCGGCGCGCCGATGACACACCGGCAGATCATGGAGGCGTTGTCCGGGCTGCTGCTCGGCATGTTCGTCGCCATCCTGTCGTCCACGATCGTCTCCAACGCCCTGCCGGAGATCATCACCGACCTCGACGGCGGCCAGAGCGCGTACACCTGGGTGGTGACAGCCTCGCTGCTGGCGATGACCGCGACCACGCCGCTCTGGGGCAAGCTCTCCGACCTCTTCTCCAAGAAGCTGCTGGTCCAGATAGCCCTCGTCATCTATGTCCTGGGGTCGGTGGTCGCCGGACTCTCGCAGAGCGCGGGCATGCTGATCGCCTGCCGTGTGGTCCAGGGCATCGGCGTCGGCGGTCTCACCGCCCTCGCGCAGATCGTGATGGCCGCGATGATCGCCCCGCGCGAGCGCGGCCGCTACAGCGGCTACCTCGGCGCGACCTTCGCCGTCGCCACCGTCGGCGGCCCGCTGATCGGCGGCGTCATCACCGACACCGAGTGGCTCGGCTGGCGCTGGTGCTTCTACGTCGGCGTACCGTTCGCGATCATCGCGCTGATCGTTCTGCAGAAGACCCTGAAGCTCCCGGTCGTGAAGCGCCAGGTCAAGGTCGACTGGTCGGGCGCCTTCCTCATCAGCGCGGCGGTCTCGCTGCTGCTGGTCTGGGTGACCTTCGCCGGCGACAAGTACGACTGGATCTCCTGGCAGACGTACGCCATGGTCGGCGGCTCGGTCGCGCTCGGCGCGCTCTTCCTCCTGGTGGAGGCGAAGGCGAGCGAGCCGATCATCCCGCTGCGGCTGTTCCGCAACCGCACCATCACGCTGGCGTCGCTGGCCTCACTCTTCGTCGGTGTCGCGATGTTCGCGGGCACCGTCTTCTTCAGCCAGTACTTCCAGCTGGCGCGCGACAAGTCGCCGACGATGTCCGGCGTCATGACGATCCCGATGATCGGCGGCCTGTTCATCTCGTCGACCGTCTCCGGCCAGATCATCACCAAGACGGGCCGCTGGAAGGCGTGGCTGGTCAGCGGCGGTGTGCTGGCGACGGCGGGCCTCGGACTGCTCGGCACCATGCGGTACGACACCGAGTACTGGCGCATCGCGGCCTTCATGGCCGTCCTGGGTCTCGGCCTCGGCATGATGATGCAGAACCTGGTGCTCTGCACGCAGAACCAGGTGGCCCCGGCGGACCTCGGTTCGGCCAGCTCGGTCGTCACCTTCTTCCGGTCCCTGGGCGGTGCAATCGGTGTCTCGGCTCTGGGCGCGGTCATGGCCAACCGGGTCACGCGCTACGTCAAGGACGGGCTCACCGACCTCGGCCCACAGGGCGCGGCGCTGGGCCAGGGCGGCACGGGCGGCGGCATCCCCGACCTGGACAAGCTGCCGGGCCCGATCCGTACGGTGGTGGAGACCGCGTACGGGCACGGTGTGGCCGACGTCTTCCTCTACTCGGCGCCGTTCGCGTTGCTCGCCTTCCTGGTGACGCTGTTCATCAAGGAAGTCGCGCTGAAGAGCCACGCGGCGCCGGAGACGGCGGACACGGCGAAGACCGTCGCGGCTACCGAGGCTGCGGACGTTCCCGTCCAGGCCGTCGAGACCATTCCCGTCCCCACTGCGGGCGGCACGGCGGTATGTGGTGTGGTGCGCGGAAACGAGGGCGTGCCGGTGCCTCAGGCAGCGGTCACGCTGATCTCGCCGACCGGACGGCAGCTCGGCCGCGCGGTCGCCCAGCCGGACGGAAGCTATGCGCTGGATGCTCCGGGCGCCGGTTCGTACGTACTGATCGCCTCCGCCGACGGCTTCCAGCCGCAGGCGTCCACGGTGGTCGTCGGCGACGAGACGCTGGTCCACGACATCCTCCTCTCCGGCACGAGCGGTCTGACCGGGACCGTGCGGGCCGCCGAGGGCGGTGCGCCGATCGAGGGCGCGATGGTGATCGTCACCGATGTTCGCGGCGATGTGCTGGCCACCGGGAAGAGCGCGGAGCAGGGCGAGTTCGCCTTCGGTGAGCTGGTGCCCGGCTCGGTGACCGTCGCGGTGAACGCCGCCGGCTACCGGCCGCTGGCGCTGCCGGTGGACATCGGCGGCCAGGGCGTGACCCGTATCGAGGCGGCCCTGCAGGCCGGAGCCCTGGTCCAGGGCGCCGTCCGGGGCGGAGCCGGCCGGCGTCCGCTGGCCGACGCCCGGGTGACCCTGGTGAACGCCGCGGGGAATGTGGTCGCCACCGCGACGACCGGGGACGACGGGGCGTACGCCTTCGCCGACCTGGACGCGGGGGAGTACACGGTCATAGCGACCGGGTACCCGCCGGTGGCCGGCGCGCTGACGGTGGCCGGTCGCGGGGTCGACGGCCACGACATCGAACTCGCCCACCCCGGCGAGTAG
- a CDS encoding YceI family protein → MGLRAQVRTRDGWAVQHAVVTVTDMTGAQVLRATADGDGAVTSADPLAPGPHTVIVTALGYAPAASTALVTASGRAEVGTVVLARQGGVELPPPGAWSMDPAHSSVGAAAQHLGISSVNGRFTEFGGRITIAPDLSQSRVEAVIQAASIDTGNGLRDKHLCSADFLDVERHPEITYRSHGLTPAGTDRWTVHGQLSLHGVAREVDLDLAYLGTGPDPWGGVRAAFRATTELHREDFAMNYNQVVQAGISAIGTTLKVELAIQAVQGESLPTA, encoded by the coding sequence ATGGGACTTCGCGCACAGGTGAGGACGCGGGACGGCTGGGCGGTCCAGCACGCGGTCGTGACCGTGACCGACATGACCGGCGCGCAGGTACTGCGGGCGACGGCGGACGGGGACGGCGCGGTGACCTCCGCGGATCCCCTGGCCCCCGGCCCGCACACGGTGATCGTGACGGCGCTCGGGTACGCCCCGGCCGCCTCGACCGCGCTGGTCACGGCGAGCGGCCGGGCCGAGGTCGGCACGGTGGTACTGGCCCGCCAGGGCGGCGTGGAACTCCCGCCGCCCGGCGCCTGGTCGATGGACCCGGCGCACTCGTCGGTGGGCGCGGCGGCGCAGCATCTGGGGATCTCCAGCGTGAACGGGCGCTTCACGGAGTTCGGCGGCCGCATCACCATCGCGCCCGACCTGTCGCAGTCCCGCGTGGAGGCGGTCATCCAGGCGGCGTCCATCGACACGGGCAACGGCCTGCGCGACAAGCACCTGTGCTCCGCGGACTTCCTGGACGTCGAGCGGCACCCCGAGATCACGTACCGCAGCCACGGCCTGACCCCGGCGGGCACGGACCGCTGGACGGTGCACGGCCAACTCTCGCTGCACGGCGTCGCACGCGAAGTCGACCTGGACCTGGCGTACTTGGGCACCGGACCGGACCCGTGGGGCGGGGTGCGGGCGGCTTTCCGCGCGACCACGGAGCTGCACCGCGAGGACTTCGCGATGAACTACAACCAGGTGGTGCAGGCGGGCATCTCGGCGATCGGAACGACGCTGAAGGTGGAACTCGCGATCCAGGCGGTCCAGGGCGAGTCGCTTCCGACGGCCTGA
- a CDS encoding PPOX class F420-dependent oxidoreductase yields MAPNIATNTQVELDQLLEFVRPRHRAILLTTRASDSTPQGSPLTCGVDDAGRIVVSTYPERAKTRNAKRNPRVSVIVLSDDWDGPWVQIDGTAEVIDSPESVEPLVEYFRNISGEHPDWDEYRAAMVKQGKSIIRVTPERWGPIAKGGFPARLSGS; encoded by the coding sequence ATGGCACCCAACATCGCCACCAACACCCAGGTGGAGCTCGATCAGTTGCTGGAGTTCGTACGCCCCAGGCACCGGGCGATCCTGCTGACCACCCGCGCCTCGGACAGCACCCCCCAGGGATCCCCGCTGACCTGCGGGGTCGACGACGCGGGCCGGATCGTGGTCTCGACCTACCCGGAACGCGCGAAGACGCGGAACGCGAAGCGGAATCCGCGGGTGAGCGTGATCGTCCTGTCGGACGACTGGGACGGGCCGTGGGTCCAGATCGACGGCACGGCGGAGGTGATCGACTCCCCGGAGTCGGTGGAGCCTCTGGTGGAGTACTTCCGGAACATCTCGGGCGAGCACCCGGACTGGGACGAGTATCGCGCCGCGATGGTGAAGCAGGGCAAGTCGATCATCCGGGTGACGCCGGAGCGGTGGGGGCCGATTGCGAAGGGCGGCTTCCCAGCGAGGCTCAGCGGGAGCTGA